GTGTGATCACCTATGTACGCCGCTTGCACTTTCAGGATAATAGGAGGCAATCCGGACGCCTCGTCCGGAAATCAGGACAATGCATGGGAGAGGCAATGGTCGATGCACCCGACATCAGCGACGTCAGCGCCTTTCTCGCGGTCGCCCGCGTCGGCGGCTTTCGCGAGGCGGCGCGACTGGGTGACACCAGTGCCTCCGCCTTGAGCGATGCGGTGCGCCGGCTCGAGGCTCGACTCGGCGTCCGCTTGCTCAACCGCACCACACGCGCCGTCGTGCCGACCGATGCCGGGCGCGGGCTGATGGAACGCATTGGACCTGCCTTTGGAGAAATCGGGGCCGCGCTCGAGCATGTCAAAAGCTTCGACGGCCGTGCCGCCGGTACGTTGCGGCTGAACGTGCCAGCAAGTGCCGCAAAGCTGGTGCTGCCGGCGATCATTCCGGGCTTCCTCGCCGCCCATCCTGACATCCGGCTGGAAATCGACACTGAGGAAAGCCTGATCGATGTCGTTGCCGCCGGTTATGATGCCGGCATCCGCTATGACGAACGTCTGGCGCAGGACATGATCGCGGTGCCGATCGGCCCGCGCCTGCAGCGCTACGCCCTTGGCGCCTCTCCCGCCTATCTCGAAGTGCATGGTCATCCACGACATCCGCGCGATCTGCTGGCACATAACTGCATCCGAAGCCGCTTTGCCGGGCGTCCCGTCATGGCCTGGGAATTCGAAAAGGATGGCGAAACGATCGTCGTCGAGCCCAACGGGCAGTTGATCGTGCAGGCTGGAGATGCCAGCGACCTTGGTATCCGGGCCGCCATATCCGGTGCCGGCATCTTCGCCCTGTTTGAGGACTGGCTGAAGCCGCATTTCGATAGCGGCGACCTTCTGCCGGTGCTCGAACCCTGGTGGGTGAGCTTCTCCGGCCCCTTCCTCTACTATCCGGAACGACGCCTGATGCCGACACCGCTGCGCGCCTTCGTCGACTATATCAAGAGCAACCGGCCCGGCTGATTTAATTCGTAAACGGAAGAGGCCGGGACGCTTTCGCGCCCCGGCCCCGGTAGTCCCATCAGAGAAACCGGTCAAACGTAGCGATTGACCACGTTTTCCAACAGTTCCTGCTTGCCGGAAACCGGCTTCGGGTTGACGTTCTGGGCTTCGACGCGGGCGGCAATCGCATCGAGGCTTTCTTCGCCACGCAGCATCTTCTGGTTCTCGGCCTTGTCCCAGCCGGCATAGCGGGCGGAAAGCGGGCCGGACAGCGCCTTGTCCTCGATCATCTTGGCGGCGGCCTTGAGGCCACGGGCGCAGCAATCCATGCCGCCGATATGGCCGATCAGCAGGTCTTCGGCGTCGAGCGACTGGCGGCGCAGCTTGGCGTCGAAGTTGGTGCCGCCGGTGGTGAAGCCACCGCCAGCGAGAACCTGGTAATAGGCGAGCGCCATTTCCGGAACATTGTTCGGGAACTGGTCGGTGTCCCAGCCGGACTGGTAGTCGTTGCGGTTCATGTCGATCGAGCCGAAGATGCCGAGCGCATTGGCAAGCGCCAGCTCGTGCTCGAAGGAGTGGCCGGCGAGGATCGCATGGCCCTGCTCGATGTTGACCTTCACTTCCTTTTCGAGACCATAGGCCTTCAAGAAGCCATAGACGGTCGCGACGTCGTAATCGTACTGGTGCTTCGACGGCTCCTGCGGCTTCGGCTCGATCAGGATCGCGCCCTTGAAGCCGATCTTGTGCTTGTATTCGACGACGAGGTTGAGGAAGCGGCCCATCTGGTCCAGTTCCTTCTTGAGGTCGGTATTGAGCAGGGTTTCATAGCCTTCGCGGCCGCCCCACAGCACGTAGTTCTCGCCGCCGAGCTTCAGGGTGGCGTCCATGCAGGTCTTTACGGTTGCGGCTGCAAAGGCGAAGACATCCGGGTCCGGATTGGTGGCAGCACCCGACATGTAGCGGCGATGCGAGAACATGTTGGCCGTACCCCAGAGCAGCTTGACGCCGGTCTCTTCCTGCTTCTTGGCGAAGTAATCGACGATCTCGTTCAGGTTCTTGGTGTTTTCGGCAAAACTGTTGCCCTCGGGGCGCACGTCGGCGTCGTGGAAGCAATAGTAAGGCGTGCCGAGCAGCTGGAAGAATTCGAAGGCAACGTCCGCCTTCATCTTCGCCGCATCCATCGTATCCTTGAACCACGGACGCTCAAACGTGTTGCCGCCGAACGGGTCGGTGCCCGGCCAGACGAAGGTGTGCCAATAAGCGACGGCGAAGCGCAGATGGTCTTCCATGCGCTTGCCAAGGACGATTTCGTCCGGGTTGTAGTGGCGGAAAGCCAGCGGATTGCTGCTGCCTTCGCCTTCATATTTGATCTTCTGGATGTTGCCGAAGAAACCTGTGCTCATGGATAGTCCTCCTTGGTGTGTTCGTTAACTAGTGATCGCACTGGGTGGGGTTCCCCCTCACCCTGCCCTCTCCCCGCTGGGGAGAGGAGGATGTCGGCGCGTGCCGCTTGTATCTTCTCCCCAGCGGGAGAAGGTGCCGGCAGGCGGATGAGGGGGCGTCAGCTGCCGAGGGAACGGACCGCCGGATAAAGCGCGCGATAACGTCCGTAGGCCGCCTCATAGGCCGAGGTCAGCGCCTTTACCGGCTCCACCGTCTCCGCCGTCTCAGGCGCCGTGCAGACCGAAAGCGGATCAGCCCCGGTCGCCGCAATCAGGCCGAGACGCGCTGCCCCGAAGGCCGCGCCGAAGTCGCCGTCGGCGGGAATGTCGACCGGCATGTCGAGAGCCGTCGCAATCGAGGACAACCAATAGCGCGAGCGCGAACCGCCGCCGATGGCGGTCACTCGGGAAATCTTCGTACCTGCAGACTTCAGCGCCTCAAGGCTGTCACGAATGGCGAAGGTCACCCCTTCCAGCACCGCCTGAGTCAGCACCGGGCGGTCGCTCTCATGGCCAAGCCCGATGAAGGCGCCACGGATCTTGGCGTCGTTATGCGGCGTGCGTTCGCCCGAGAGATAGGGAAGGAACGTGACGCCGGTCGGTGCCTTGAGTGCGTCGCCGAGCTCGCCGGTCAGTTCACCGGCCGATTTGCCGGTGACGCCCGAATGCCAGTTGAGTGCATCGGTCGCCGACAGGATGACGCCCATCTGGTGCCAGGTGTTCGGCAATGCATGGCAAAACGCATGAACGGCGCTTTCCGGCTTCGGCAAATAGGAGCCGTTGGCGGCAAAGAGTACGCCGGATGTCCCGAGCGAGACGAACGCTTGTCCTTCGGCGACCGTGCCCATGCCGCAGGCGGAAGCCGCGTTGTCCCCTGCCCCGCCGGCGACGACGACGTCAGCGCCCAGACCCCATTTGGCCGCGAGCTCGGCGCGCAGCGTGCCGGCGCGGTCCGTGCCCTCGACGAGGCCCGGCATCTGCTCGACGGTCAGGCCCGTGGCCTCCAACAGCTCGGACGACCAGGCGCGTTTGCCCGTATCGAGCCAGCTGGTGCCAGCGGAATCCGACATGTCGGAAAGATATTCACCTGTCAGCAGCAGGCGCAGGTAATCCTTTGGCAACAGGACCTTGGCAACCTTGGCAAAGGTGTCTGGCTCATTGTTCTTCACCCAGGCAAGTTTTGGTGCCGTGAAGCCGGGAAACACGATATTGCCGGTCAGCGCCCGAAAGCGCGGATCGGCATCGAGGCTTGCTGCTTCCGCATGGCTGCGCGTGTCGTTCCAGAGAATGCAGGGCCGCAGCACCCGATCCTTCGCATCGATCAGGGTCGCGCCATGCATATGGCCGGAAAGGCCGATGCCCTTCACCGCCGCCAGTTCCTTCGGATGCGAGGCCTTGAGCGCAGCAACGGCCTCTTCCGTGGCACGCAGCCAGTCGCCCGGCGCCTGTTCCGACCAGCCGGGATGCGGCCGCTGGACGGTCAGGGCCGCGTGGCCTACGCCGATCACCTTCTGATCGCTGTCGATCAGCATGGCCTTCACGCTCGATGTGCCGAGATCCAGTCCGAGATACATGGATAACCTCCCATTGCTCTGCCTCTCAGGGCAGATTGTCCTTCAAGAAAATGTCGATACGAATACGTTCCTGGGCCGCGACGACAGGAAGTCCGTCAGCCTTGGCTTTCAGCACGCGAATGGCGCTGCGCACCTCGTGGCCCGCATCCTGGTTGAGCACGGCATCAATCAGCCCAGACTGCAGCGCACCGCGCGTCGTCTCGGTCAGTTCGTGCGCGATGACGACCGGTCGCCGTTCCGCCGGCAGTCGCTGCAACGCCTTGACCAGACCGCGATTGCCGGCGCCAAGACTATAGAGGCCGACGATATCGGGGCGTTCGAATAACAGCGCAGTGACAAGCTTTTCGACCACGGCCGGATCGTCCCGCCCTTCAAGCACAGGCAACTGCATGAATCCGGCAAAATCCGACGCCATGGTGGCGGAGAAAGCTTCGAAACGCTCGCGGTGGTCGCGCACCAGCATGGAACCGGCAAGCACCGCGACAGCCCCGTGCCGTCCATTGAGAAAACGTCCGATCAGGCTCGCCGCCGTACGGCCAGCGGCCGCATTGTCGATGCCGGCATAATGATCGCGAGCGGCTCCGGTGAGGTCAGAAACGAGCGTTACCAGTGGTATGCCCGCAGCAAGTACACGCTCGGCTGCGGCCGTGACCTCGGGCGCATCGACAGCGACGAAGGCAATGCCGGCAGGCGTTTCGGCTGCCGCCGCATCCAGTGCCCGTGCCAGCGCCAGCGGGTCGAAGGCGGGAACGTCGACGACGCGCACCGCGATCCGCTCGACCGCAGCCCTGCCCATTGCCTCATCGAGCGCCACCCGCAAGCCGCGCATGAAAGAATTGTCATTGGAGGGAATGAGGAAGGTCAGCGGATAGACCCGGCCCTTGGCGAGGTTCGCCGCCGCGACGTCGCGAACGAAACCGAGCGCATGCACCGCCTGGTCCACTTTTTCACGTGTCCGCGCGCTCACCCCGGGACGCCGGTTCAAGACCCGGTCGACGGTGGCAAGGCTGACGCCCGCATGGCTCGCGATGTCATGGACCGTGGGCTTCATTCTCTCCTCCGGCGCCTGTCCTACACCAGGAAATGAGGTACGTAAATCATGAATCTGATGTACGTACCTCTTTTCTCACGCGAAAAAACCGCCTCCCGAAGGAGGCGGCCAAGTAAGGAGATCACAAAAGGGAGGCTATCTTCTGCAGCTTGTGCCGGGGTTACGACGCGTGATCAGTGGCCGGCGCCCGCAGGAGCAGCAGCCTTTGGCTTCTTCAGAAGCAGGACCATGAAGATGAGCGAGGTGAAAAGGACGGTGAGGCCCATGAACACGTCCATGAAGGACAGAAGTGTCGCCTGTTGTGTGGCGATGCCCGACAGCTTCTTAATGGCGACGGCCGAGCCATCGAGCCCATAGCTATCATAGTTCGCGCCCACCGAAGACAGCCAGTCGAGCGCGGCCCGGTTGCCCCAGTTCAACTGCTCGGAAAGGCGCGCATAGTGATCATCAGACCGCTGCGTCAGCATGGTGTTGATGATCGCGAGCCCCACGGCCCCGCCAAGGTTTCGGGTCAGATTGAACAGACCGGAGGCATTCTTCATACGCTCCGGCGGCAGGGTGCCGAGCGCCAGGTTGTTGATCGGCACCATGCAGATCATCAGCGAACAGCCGCGCAGGATCTGCGGAATGAGCAGCTCATAAAAATCCCAGTCGGCGGTAAGCCCGGTCATCATATAGGTGCCGAGGGCGAAGCCCGCGAAGCCACCCATCATCATCACCCGCGGATCGAGTTTGTTGGACAGGATGCCGGCCACGGGCGCCGTGAAAAACATCGCCGCGCCGGAGACGAACATCGTCTCGCCGATCATCATGGAATCATAGCCTCTGATGCGCCCGAGATAGAGCGGATAGAGATATGTCAGGCCATAGAGCCCGACGCCCATGACGAAGGAGAACAAGGAACCAAAGGCAAAGTTGGCATTGGAAAATGCCCTTAAGTCGACCACTGGCAGTTCTGCCACGAAAACACGTCTGAAGAAGATGACAGCACCAATCGTCATGGCGACCGTAGCAACGACGATATGCTGGTCGTTGAACCAGTCGTTCTTGTTGCCCTCTTCTAGCACATATTCGAGGGAGCCGAGGAAGACTGCCATGGAGGCAAGGCCGGTCCAGTCGAAGATCTTGAAGAGCTTGAGATCCGGCTTGTCGAAATCGATCAGGCTCCAGGTCGCGGCAGCGACCAGCATTCCGGGAATGACGTTGATCAGGAACAGCCAGTGCCATGACATCGCGTGGCTGATATAGCCCCCGATGGTCGGCCCGATGGTTGGCGCGAGCGTCGCGACAAGTCCAACCATCGGCGAGACTATGCTGCGCTTGGATGGCGGAAAAATGGTGAAGGCGGCAGCAAACACCGAGGGGATCATGCCGCCACCGATAAAGCCCTGAATGGCGCGGTAGATGATCATCTGTTCGATATTGGTGGCTGTCGCACAAAGGGCGCTCGCCAACGTGAAGCCGGTCGCGCACATGGTGAAGAGCACACGTGTCGACAGGATGCGCGCAAGCACACCCGACAACGGGATCATGATGACTTCGGCAATCAGATAAGAGGTCTGGACCCAGGCGACTTCATCCGAGCCGGCCCCAAGACCGGCCTGGATTTCTGCCAGCGATGCCGAGACGATCTGGATGTCCAGGATCGACATGAACATGCCGAAGACCATCGCGAGAAACGCGAAGAGACGTCGCGGATCCATGCGCTCCTCGGCACCGGCCGGTGGCCGCATCACGCCAGGCGAAGAAGTAACCGTGGCCATGGAGAGGCCCTTTCCGAGACGAAAACCGACCTGTGTTACCTGCTGGTGGCAACCGCCTGCGCGTCGGGTGCGGTGCGGGTATCGACATCGACGATGACGCTGAGGCCGGCACGCAGATGGCCACCGGCGAGCGCATCCTTCGGCAAGGCGATCCTGACCGGCACCCGCTGAACGACTTTTGTGAAGTTGCCCGTCGCGTTTTCCGCCGGCAGCATCGAGAAGATTGCACCGGAGGCAGGCGCAATCGAGGTCACAGTGCCCTCAAGCGGCTTCTCGCCATAGGCGTCGACATGGATCGACACCTTGGAACCGGGAACGAGATGCGCAATCTGCGTTTCCTTGAAATTTGCCTCGATATAGAGCTCGCTGGTCGGCACCAGGGCTGCCAGACGCTTGCCGGCCGAAACGAGATCGCCATCCTGAACCGCCAGATTGCCAACAACGCCATCATACGGCGCCTTCAGCACGGTGAAGTCCAGGTCGCGCTGCGCCTTGTCGATCGCCAGATCCTGCAGCCGCACAGTCGACAAAGCTTCGTCGCGCTGCGCCTTCAAAAGACTGAGGTTGGCCTCTGCGGAAGCCACCGCGGCCTCGCCGGCGACGAGGTTGGCATTGGCCTGGTCGAGGGCAACCTTGGCGTTGTCGAGATCGGCGGTCGTGCCGACCGACTTGGCAGCCAGATCGGTTGCACGCTTGGCGGTAATCTCGGCGCCGCGAACGGCCGCCTGGAGAGCACCGAGCTGCGCCCTGGCCTGCGCGATGCTCGCCTCTCCGCCGATGATCTGCGCATCGATGCGCTTCACCGCAAGCTCTGCACTCGTCTTGTTGGCCTGCGCCTGTTCCAGCGCAATCTGATAGTCGCCACCATCAAGCGTCACCAGGGGGTCGCCGGCATGCACGAACTGGTTGCTGTCGACATTGACCTTCTCGACATAGCCGGAAATCTTCGGCGAGATGATCGCGATATCACCTTCGATATAGGCGTCTTCGGTCGAGACCATGAAGCGGCCATTGGTCCACCACTCGTAGCCGTACCAGGCGCCGCCGCCGAGGATGGCGAGCAGCACCACAGGCAGCACTGGGCTGCGACGCTTCTTCGGCGCCGCGGCCTGCGCCGCGACGGGAGCGACTGCCGCCGGCTTTTCGGCGACGGAAGGGGTCCCTGGTTCCAGCTGCGTCTCGGACACGTCTTCATTCCGATCGAGGGGACTGGAGGAGGAACGAAAGGCGGTGGATCTGTGCGTCGATGACATGGGCATAGCACCAGGGATGGGGTTACAACTTTCGAACTGAACCGTTCGGTTCGATTGACATATCGCGTTTTCTCCCGCATATCAAGGGCTGCCAATCCGACTTTCCCGAGTCAAAACGACTATTGTTAATATTTGGACCTGCGATGCCGAAAAAGATCACGTCAGAACAGAAGACGCCCGACGACGCGCCCTCCTCTGCGGCTGTGGCACTGGGACGGTTTCCGGCAGGCGAAGACCCGATCAAGCGCGGCCAGATCCTCGACGGCGCCAAGCGTGTCTTCATGAAGATGGGCTATGACGCGGCCAGCATGAACGACGTGACCCGCGAGGCCGGTGTTTCAAAGGGCACGATCTACGTCTATTTCCAGAGCAAGGAAGAACTCTTTGCCGCGCTGATCGATCGCGCCAAGGGACAGTTCACGGATACGGTGCGCGAGACCCTGGCCCAGAGTGTCAGCGCCGAAGACGGTCTTCGACGGTTCGGCCAGGCATTCGCCAATCGCATCTTCAACTCCGAAATGATCGCCTCGATGCGCATCCTTCTGGGCGTGATCGATCGCATGCCGCTGCTCTGTCAGCGATATCTGGCGGATTCTCCCAGCAATGCCCGGGGCGTCCTCAAGAGCTTCCTGGATCGCCACGTCGCCGACGGAACGTTGGAGATTGCCGACACCTCGCTTGCGGCGAAACAATTCATCGAACTGACGGGCGGCATTTTCTTGAAGGGACGCCTGTTTAACGAGATCCCCGAGGAGATCACTCCGGAAGAGATCCATCGCGTCATCGAAAGCGGCCTGAAAGTCTTTCTGGCCGCCTATGCCTGCAAGGCAGAGGCCGGATCACATCCGGGTTGAGCCTATCCTCGCTGCAGACCTTGCCAACTGCGATGTATTGCCCCACATCCACCGTCGCTGACCCTCGCGTACGGAACCGAAAAACATGCAGGACTATCTTCCGCTTCTTCAGGACCCCACTGCCTGGGTCGCTCTGGTGACACTGGTGGTAATGGAGGTCGTGCTCGGCATCGACAACCTGATCTTCATCTCGATCCTGACCAACAAGCTTCCGGAAGAGATGCGCGAACGCGCCCGCCGCATCGGCATCGGCCTCGCGCTGATCATGCGCCTCGCTCTGCTCGGCACCGTCGCCTGGATCGTCCAGCTGACCACGCCGATCTTCGAACTTTTCGGCCACGGCTTCTCCTGGAAGGACCTGATCCTCATTGCCGGGGGTCTCTTCCTGGTGTGGAAGGCCACCAAGGAAATCCACCACAGCGTTGATCCGGTCGACCATGAAGAGGATTTCATCGCCTCCTCGGCCACGACCACCTTCGCCAGCGCCATTGGCCAGATTCTCCTGCTCGACCTCGTCTTCTCGATCGACAGCATCATCACCGCCGTGGGCATGACCCCGCATCTGCCGATCATGGTAATCGCGGTTATTGCCGCCGTGACCGTCATGCTGGTGGCAGCGACACCGCTTGCCAACTTCATCGCCAAGAACCCGACCGTCGTCATGCTGGCCCTCGGCTTCCTGCTGATGATCGGCACCACCCTCATTGCAGAAGGCATGGGCTTCCACGTGCCCAAGGGCTACATTTACGCCGCCATGGCCTTCTCGGCTCTTGTCGAGGTGCTGAACATGTTTGCCAGACGCAAACATGTGCGGGACCGAGAGGCGAAGAAGAAGCTTCACTAAGTCCAATCGGGCCTGACACTATTTCCCGTCCGAGGCTGGCTTCTCGAAAGCCTTTGACGGGTTTTGCATTTGAGGGAACCGATCGACCGTCGAAGGGTTGCTGCGGTAACCGGACCTCTTTTCTGTCTCATGCCTCGCCGGCCGGAGCACCATGACCTACGAGCAAATTCTTGCCTTCGGCCTGATCGCCGTGATGATGGCCGCCTTCCTGTGGGAAAAATTCCGTTATGATGTCGTCGCCTGCGTGGCGCTGGTGGCGGCAGTCTCGCTCGGGCTTCTTCCAGCAAAAGATGCCTTTGCCGGCTTTTCCGATGATCTGGTGATCATCGTCGGCAGCGCGCTGGTGGTCAGCGCCGGTGTCGCCCGCTCGGGCGTGGTCGATCTTGCCATCAAGCGCTTCTTCCCGGCGCTGTCCTCGCTCCACGGTCAAATGCTGTTGCTACTGATCACGGTGACGGTTCTCTCGGCCTTCATCAAGAATATCGGCGCGCTCGCCATCATGATGCCAGTCGCCTTCCAGTTCGCCCGCCGCTCCAATGTCCCGCCTTCGGTCTTCCTGATGCCCATGGCTTTTTCAGCCCTTCTCGGCGGACTGATGACCCAGATCGGCACCTCGCCCAACATCGCGGTCTCGCGCCTGCGCCAGGAGCTGACGGGCACGCCCTTCACGATGTTCGATTTCACCCCTGTTGGTGCAATGCTCGCGCTTGCCGGCATCCTCTTCCTGATCTTCTTCTATTGGCTCGTGCCACGCCGCGAAAATCAGAACCCCTCGCTGCAGGAGGCTCTCGAAGCCTCAAGCTTCGCAACCGAGGCACATGTGCCGCCGCAATCACCCTTTGTGCAGAAGACGCTTAATCAGCTTTTGAAGACGGCTCAGGGCGAAGTCACCGCGTCCGCAGTGCTGCGCGGACAGACCCGGCTGTCACCATTCCCCGACATTCTTCTGCATGCCGAGGATATCGTGCTGCTGGAGGGCCCGTCGGATGCGCTCGATCGCATCGTTTCGCAGGCCGGCCTCACTCTGGCCGTCCACGAAAAGCCGGACATGAAACGCGGTGACCTCTCGTCGATCGAGGCCGTGATCGGGCGAGGCTCGCCCTTGATCGGCGAAAAGGCCAAGGAACTCGCCCTTGTTCACACCTACGGCGTCAATCTTCTGGCCGTCAGCCGGCAGGGCAAGCGCATTCGCGAGCGGCTGGGAGAGCTAACGCTTCGCTCTGGGGACGTCGTGCTGCTGCAGGGTCTGCGCCAGCAGATGCCGTCCATCCTGACCGAGCTTGGATGCCTGCCGCTGGCCGAACGCGAAATCCTGCTTGGCACGAGCCGCAATGTGCTCATTCCGCTGGCAATCCTTGTCGTTGCGATGGGAGCGACTGCGCTCGGCATCGCGCCGGTCGCCATCGCCTTCTTTACCGCAGCGCTCGCCATGGTCGCCTTCGGTGTCATTCCCGTCAGCGAGGTTTACCGGGCGGTCGATGGCCCGATACTGGTGATGCTTGCGGCTCTGATCCCGGTCGCAGACACGCTGCGGACTTCGGGCGGCAGCGATGTCATCGCCGGTTGGCTGAACGCGGTCGCAGGCGGCATGCCGGCCTGGGGCGCCGTCGCGATGATCCTGGTGACCGCAATGGCTGTCACCCCATTCCTCAACAATGCTGCCACTGTCCTAGTCATGGCGCCGATTGCGGCAAGCTTCGCCAACGGTCTCGGCTATAAGCCGGAGGCTTTCCTGATGGCGGTTGCAATCGGTGCCGGTTGCGACTTCCTCACGCCGATCGGCCACCAGTGCAATACGTTGGTCATGGGCCCGGGTGGCTACAGGTTTTCCGACTATCCTCGCCTGGGTTTGCCGCTGTCCATCCTGATCATCCTGGTCTCGGTGCCGGCGCTGCTGATGGTCTGGCCGGTAACGTGAGGATCTGACGGGAAGAACCCACGCAAAGAAAAACCTGCGTCGGCGGGACGCAGGTTTTCCTTGGGGCGGGGACTTGGGGGACGAGCGCAGGCCGGACGGTTAAGGGGCTCGCCTGCCATTTCGTTGGCCACGGAAAGAAACCGGAAAAACTTCCGTGTTCCCCATATCCCGTCGCGTCCGGTTGGCACGGCCTGCGCTCTGTCATCATAACGCCGACCCCGCCTTCGGGTTCCGGCCCTCGACAAATAATTTTGAAGTTTTTTCCAGCCACCCTTCCGGGACCGGCGCTATCAGTGGTTTTTCTTGACGCACGGGCCTGAATATGGCCTAAGGCCACGCGGTGGAACCGGCTTGCGCATCGACGTTTCCTCGCCTGTTACCGGCGTCCCGCCACACTGATTTCACACATTGTCCCGATCCGGCATCTGTCGCCCGATCATTCGCACGCACCACGAGCTGAATTCCATGACCAAGTCCGGCGTCCGCGTCCGCATCGCACCCTCCCCGACCGGCGAACCCCATGTCGGGACCGCCTATATCGCGCTGTTCAACTACCTCTTCGCCAAGAAGTTCGGCGGCGAGTTTATTCTGCGCATCGAGGACACCGACGCGACCCGCTCGACCGCCGAGTTCGAGCAGAAGGTGCTGGACGCTCTCAAATGGACCGGCCTCAACTGGTCGGAAGGTCCTGATGTCGGCGGCCCTTACGGCCCCTACCGCCAGTCCGAACGCAAGGACATCTACCGTCCTTTCGTCGACAAGATGCTCGCCAATGGCGGCGCCTTCCGCTGTTTCTGCACGCCAGAGCGCCTGGAAAGCATGCGCGAAGCTCAACGCGCCGCGGGAAAGCCCCCCGGCTATGACGGCCTCTGCCTGCATCTGAAGGCCGAGGAAGTGACCGCCCGCGTCGAAGCCGGCGAGCCGCATGTCGTGCGCCTGAAGGTGCCGACCGAAGGCTCTTGCGACTTCCACGACGGCGTCTATGGCGATGTCTCGATCCCGTGGGAAAGCGTCGACATGCAGGTCCTGCTCAAGGGCGACGGCATGCCGACCTATCACATGGCGAACGTCGTCGACGATCACCTGATGAAGATCACCCACGTCGCCCGCGGCGAGGAGTGGCTGGCCTCCGTGCCGAAGCATATCCTGATCTATCGCCATCTGGGGCTCGAACCGCCAAAGTTCATGCACCTGTCGCTGATGCGCAATCACGACAAGTCGAAGCTGTCGAAGCGCAAGAACCCGACCTCGATCTCCTATTACTCGGCCCTCGGCTATCTCCCCGAAGCGCTGATGAACTTCCTCGGCCTGTTCTTCATCCAGATCGCCGAAGGCGAGGAACTGCTGTCGATGGAAGAGCTGATCGAGAAGTTCGATCCGGACAACCTTTCCAAGGCCGGCGCGATCTTCGACATCCAGAAGCTCGATTGGCTGAACGGCCGCTGGCTGCGCGAAAAGCTGACGCCGGAAGATTTCGTCGCCCGCGTGCTCGACTGGGCCCAGGAAAACGACCGCCTGGTCGAAGGCCTGAAGCTCGCCCAGAGCCGTGTGACCAAGCTCGGCGAACTGCCGCCGCTCGCCGGCTTCCTGCTCGCCAACGACGTCGGCCTGACGCCTGCCTCCTTCGGCGGGTTGAAGACCAGCCCGACTGAGACGCTCGAAATCGTCACCACCGTCCAGGCGGATCTCGAAAAGATCCTCGAATGGAACGTCACGACCATCGAGGAAGAGCTGCGCGCGATCTCCGAGCGCATGGGCAAGAAGCTCCGCGTCGTCACCCCGCCGCTTTTCGTCGCCGTCTCCGGTAGCCAGCGTTCGCTTCCGCTGTTTGACTCGATGGCGCTGCTCGGCCGCTCTGTCGTGCGCCAGCGGTTGAAGGTGGCGATCCAGGTGCTGACCGCGATGGTAGGTGCACAGAACTGAGGGAAAGCCCCTCCCCCTTGTGGG
This window of the Rhizobium glycinendophyticum genome carries:
- a CDS encoding HlyD family secretion protein, whose amino-acid sequence is MSSTHRSTAFRSSSSPLDRNEDVSETQLEPGTPSVAEKPAAVAPVAAQAAAPKKRRSPVLPVVLLAILGGGAWYGYEWWTNGRFMVSTEDAYIEGDIAIISPKISGYVEKVNVDSNQFVHAGDPLVTLDGGDYQIALEQAQANKTSAELAVKRIDAQIIGGEASIAQARAQLGALQAAVRGAEITAKRATDLAAKSVGTTADLDNAKVALDQANANLVAGEAAVASAEANLSLLKAQRDEALSTVRLQDLAIDKAQRDLDFTVLKAPYDGVVGNLAVQDGDLVSAGKRLAALVPTSELYIEANFKETQIAHLVPGSKVSIHVDAYGEKPLEGTVTSIAPASGAIFSMLPAENATGNFTKVVQRVPVRIALPKDALAGGHLRAGLSVIVDVDTRTAPDAQAVATSR
- a CDS encoding TetR/AcrR family transcriptional regulator, which codes for MPKKITSEQKTPDDAPSSAAVALGRFPAGEDPIKRGQILDGAKRVFMKMGYDAASMNDVTREAGVSKGTIYVYFQSKEELFAALIDRAKGQFTDTVRETLAQSVSAEDGLRRFGQAFANRIFNSEMIASMRILLGVIDRMPLLCQRYLADSPSNARGVLKSFLDRHVADGTLEIADTSLAAKQFIELTGGIFLKGRLFNEIPEEITPEEIHRVIESGLKVFLAAYACKAEAGSHPG
- a CDS encoding TerC family protein, translated to MQDYLPLLQDPTAWVALVTLVVMEVVLGIDNLIFISILTNKLPEEMRERARRIGIGLALIMRLALLGTVAWIVQLTTPIFELFGHGFSWKDLILIAGGLFLVWKATKEIHHSVDPVDHEEDFIASSATTTFASAIGQILLLDLVFSIDSIITAVGMTPHLPIMVIAVIAAVTVMLVAATPLANFIAKNPTVVMLALGFLLMIGTTLIAEGMGFHVPKGYIYAAMAFSALVEVLNMFARRKHVRDREAKKKLH
- a CDS encoding SLC13 family permease, which translates into the protein MTYEQILAFGLIAVMMAAFLWEKFRYDVVACVALVAAVSLGLLPAKDAFAGFSDDLVIIVGSALVVSAGVARSGVVDLAIKRFFPALSSLHGQMLLLLITVTVLSAFIKNIGALAIMMPVAFQFARRSNVPPSVFLMPMAFSALLGGLMTQIGTSPNIAVSRLRQELTGTPFTMFDFTPVGAMLALAGILFLIFFYWLVPRRENQNPSLQEALEASSFATEAHVPPQSPFVQKTLNQLLKTAQGEVTASAVLRGQTRLSPFPDILLHAEDIVLLEGPSDALDRIVSQAGLTLAVHEKPDMKRGDLSSIEAVIGRGSPLIGEKAKELALVHTYGVNLLAVSRQGKRIRERLGELTLRSGDVVLLQGLRQQMPSILTELGCLPLAEREILLGTSRNVLIPLAILVVAMGATALGIAPVAIAFFTAALAMVAFGVIPVSEVYRAVDGPILVMLAALIPVADTLRTSGGSDVIAGWLNAVAGGMPAWGAVAMILVTAMAVTPFLNNAATVLVMAPIAASFANGLGYKPEAFLMAVAIGAGCDFLTPIGHQCNTLVMGPGGYRFSDYPRLGLPLSILIILVSVPALLMVWPVT
- the gltX gene encoding glutamate--tRNA ligase, which translates into the protein MTKSGVRVRIAPSPTGEPHVGTAYIALFNYLFAKKFGGEFILRIEDTDATRSTAEFEQKVLDALKWTGLNWSEGPDVGGPYGPYRQSERKDIYRPFVDKMLANGGAFRCFCTPERLESMREAQRAAGKPPGYDGLCLHLKAEEVTARVEAGEPHVVRLKVPTEGSCDFHDGVYGDVSIPWESVDMQVLLKGDGMPTYHMANVVDDHLMKITHVARGEEWLASVPKHILIYRHLGLEPPKFMHLSLMRNHDKSKLSKRKNPTSISYYSALGYLPEALMNFLGLFFIQIAEGEELLSMEELIEKFDPDNLSKAGAIFDIQKLDWLNGRWLREKLTPEDFVARVLDWAQENDRLVEGLKLAQSRVTKLGELPPLAGFLLANDVGLTPASFGGLKTSPTETLEIVTTVQADLEKILEWNVTTIEEELRAISERMGKKLRVVTPPLFVAVSGSQRSLPLFDSMALLGRSVVRQRLKVAIQVLTAMVGAQN